From one Lycium barbarum isolate Lr01 chromosome 6, ASM1917538v2, whole genome shotgun sequence genomic stretch:
- the LOC132599634 gene encoding uncharacterized protein LOC132599634, which translates to MSTFDKSKLISISKTVLICGLVLYLGFIIFYSDSNCPSSELLSSFRLKWAPFNSQSNVAQTNSATNISHLLFGLLGSEKAWHHRKSYIESWWRPNVTEGYLLLDVPPKGDLLPWSSNSPPYKISDDVPKLVDETKHVDATVLRLVHGIMEVFREEHEDVRWLIMGDDDSIFFLDNMVDILAQYDHKKYYYFGGHSEFILSNYWYSFNQGFGGAGFMLSYPLAKALAKDMVNCLKRYNYLNAADKTTMTCIADIGVNLSPLQGIHQIDLRGDLSGFLSSHPKSLLMSLHHFDMVEPIFPSMDRGQSIFHLQNAAQYDQSRMLQQTICHHRSKGWTFSVSWGYSAHIYEKIMPRSWIQNPIETFKTWQKSPNPPHYMFDVRSPSWDPCEAPHVFFFKSIEKTPRNEILTTYTRAWPRGIGACLSAGNHSAEYVSEIHVYSSAIKRIQIDRCECCDIIHEAGSNKAEVKYRECKADEIIA; encoded by the exons ATGTCTACATTTGACAAATCTAAACTGATTAGCATTTCCAAAACAGTGCTGATATGTGGTTTAGTCCTATACTTAGGCTTTATTATCTTTTACAGTGACTCTAATTGTCCATCTTCTGAGCTTCTCTCTTCTTTCAGATTGAAATGGGCACCTTTTAATTCTCAATCAAATGTGGCACAAACCAACAGTGCCACAAATATTAGCCACCTCCTTTTTGGTCTTTTGGGTTCTGAAAAAGCATGGCACCATAGAAAATCATACATTGAATCATGGTGGAGACCAAATGTTACAGAAGGATATCTTTTACTAGATGTTCCTCCAAAAGGTGATCTTCTCCCATGGTCCTCAAATTCACCTCCTTATAAAATATCCGATGATGTTCCAAAACTTGTTGACGAAACCAAACATGTCGATGCAACCGTTTTAAGGTTGGTTCATGGGATAATGGAGGTGTTTAGAGAGGAACATGAAGATGTAAGATGGTTAATTATGGGGGACGATGATTCGATATTTTTCTTGGATAATATGGTTGATATTCTTGCACAATATGATCATAAGAAGTACTATTATTTTGGAGGACATTCGGAATTTATATTGTCGAATTATTGGTACTCATTCAATCAAGGTTTTGGTGGAGCTGGATTCATGTTGAGTTATCCTTTGGCTAAAGCATTGGCAAAAGATATGGTTAATTGCCTAAAGAGATATAATTATTTGAATGCTGCTGATAAAACTACAATGACTTGCATAGCTGACATTGGTGTCAATCTTTCTCCTCTTCAAGGTATTCATCAG ATTGATCTACGCGGTGATTTATCAGGATTTCTATCATCCCATCCAAAATCTCTACTAATGTCACTTCACCATTTTGACATGGTTGAACCAATTTTTCCCTCAATGGATCGTGGACAATCAATATTCCACCTCCAAAATGCTGCACAATATGATCAATCACGAATGTTACAACAAACCATATGCCACCACAGGTCTAAAGGTTGGACATTTTCAGTTTCTTGGGGATACTCAGCTCATATTTATGAGAAAATTATGCCTAGAAGTTGGATACAAAATCCTATTGAAACATTTAAAACATGGCAAAAAAGTCCTAATCCACCACATTATATGTTTGATGTTAGAAGTCCTTCGTGGGATCCTTGTGAAGCTCCTCATGTATTTTTCTTCAAGTCCATTGAGAAAACACCAAGAAATGAAATTCTTACAACATATACTAGAGCATGGCCACGAGGAATAGGAGCTTGTTTGTCTGCTGGAAATCATTCTGCCGAATATGTTTCTGAAATTCATGTTTATTCATCAGCAATAAAACGTATCCAG
- the LOC132643925 gene encoding uncharacterized protein LOC132643925 translates to MENPKQASWIMRKIFDARKMLITGLEDLNSPEVQEKFKISKAYRALQPTWPKVHWKKLVLLKGLVPKHQFILWLAIQRKLATVDRLQKWGIQVEKNCVLCETDVEENLDHLFFQCSYSQFIWKTLMTWIGTSRQIGTWESEITWLAQRTTGRNSTCIVLGIVFAAVVYHIWQERNNRRFQRQRKEKTARVREIVLLLHIIGQNCKWKGVLDTLNSYPC, encoded by the coding sequence ATGGAGAATCCCAAACAAGCAAGTTGGATTATGAGAAAAATATTTGATGCCAGGAAGATGCTGATCACGGGACTTGAAGACTTAAACTCACCCGAGGTCCAGGAGAAATTTAAAATAAGCAAAGCTTACAGAGCCCTTCAGCCAACCTGGCCAAAGGTACATTGGAAGAAATTGGTACTGTTGAAGGGATTGGTACCAAAACACCAATTCATTCTATGGTTAGCCATACAAAGAAAGCTGGCAACAGTCGATCGACTTCAAAAATGGGGCATACAAGTGGAAAAGAACTGTGTTTTATGTGAAACAGATGTGGAAGAGAACTTGGACCATTTATTCTTCCAATGCTCATACTCTCAATTCATTTGGAAAACTCTTATGACATGGATTGGGACCAGTAGGCAGATTGGCACTTGGGAATCAGAGATTACTTGGCTAGCACAACGGACTACAGGTAGAAATTCAACATGCATAGTCCTTGGAATTGTATTTGCAGCAGTAGTCTACCACATCTGGCAGGAAAGAAACAACAGAAGATTCCAACGACAACGAAAAGAGAAGACAGCAAGGGTTAGAGAAATAGTATTACTGCTACATATAATTGGCCAAAACTGTAAATGGAAAGGAGTCCTAGATACTCTAAATAGTTATCCATGCTAG